In a genomic window of Erigeron canadensis isolate Cc75 chromosome 5, C_canadensis_v1, whole genome shotgun sequence:
- the LOC122600200 gene encoding transcription factor HHO5-like isoform X2, translating to MGILNPAQELSLDFKPTFIPRSITDFLAEIAKIGNVNSKILKTEDFVSRLETEVIKIDAFKRELPLCMVLMNDAIDALKEEIMVFKKSKNEVVLEEFMPFKKTSDYGGDQKGVSDIGDKKNWLSSMQLWNTNDNDSKQNENEKVVHQKRNEEEHNVMIDDQFLTPFKSYSTFSVVGTRNEDKKGKPVSGLSLDTPGINNSIRGNVLDAKTDGSCNLVPYSIMDVQSKLQIAQAQAQAQVQVQPSQQQSSRKQRRCWSTELHRRFVNALHQLGGSKATPKQIRELMQVDGLTNDEVKSHLQKYRLHTKRHPSALTSGGSWTPPQDDQYVGKHLSSKSGSPDGPLPNCTTGGTSTTGGDSMDDEEDEKSENNCWKGHLNSSSKNYV from the exons ATGGGTATTTTAAATCCGGCTCAAGAATTGAGTTTGGATTTCAAGCCAACTTTTATTCCAAGATCAATCACTGATTTCTTGGCTGAAATCGCTAAAATCGGTAATGTAAATTCCAAGATTCTTAAAACAGAGGATTTTGTTAGCAGATTAGAGACAGAAGTGATAAAAATCGATGCTTTTAAGCGGGAACTTCCTCTTTGTATGGTTTTAATGAATGATG cAATCGATGCATTAAAAGAGGAAATAATGGTATTTAAGAAATCAAAAAATGAGGTGGTACTGGAAGAGTTTATGCCATTTAAGAAGACTAGTGATTATGGTGGTGATCAAAAAGGTGTCAGTGATATAGGTGATAAGAAGAATTGGTTGAGTTCTATGCAGTTGTGGAATACGAATGACAACGATTCGAAACAAAATGAGAATGAGAAAGTAGTTCATCAAAAG AGGAATGAGGAAGAACACAATGTGATGATTGATGATCAATTTTTGACCCCTTTTAAGAGCTATAGCACGTTTTCGGTTGTGGGTACAAGGAATGAAGATAAGAAGGGGAAACCGGTTTCTGGGCTTTCCCTTGACACTCCTGGAATCAATAATTCAATTAGGGGAAATGTTTTGGATGCTAAAACTGATGGTAGTTGTAATCTGGTTCCTTATTCAATTATGGATGTTCAATCAAAGTTACAGATTGCTCAGGCTCAGGCTCAGGCTCAGGTTCAGGTTCAGCCTTCACAACAGCAGTCATCTAGGAAACAAAGAAGGTGTTGGTCAACTGAGTTGCATAGGCGTTTTGTTAACGCGTTGCATCAACTTGGTGGTTCAAAAG CCACCCCTAAGCAGATTCGAGAGCTTATGCAAGTAGATGGTCTTACCAATGATGAAGTGAAGAGCCATTTGCAA AAATACCGACTTCATACAAAAAGGCATCCATCCGCTCTTACTTCAGGTGGTTCATGGACACCACCTCAAGATGATCAGTATGTTGGGAAGCACTTAAGTTCTAAATCGGGTTCTCCTGATGGACCGCTACCAAACTGCACCACTGGTGGAACATCCACCACCGGCGGTGACAGTATGgacgatgaagaagatgagaaATCTGAGAACAATTGTTGGAAAGGTCATCTCAACAGTTCAAGCAAAAATTATGTATAG
- the LOC122600200 gene encoding transcription factor HHO5-like isoform X1 — MGILNPAQELSLDFKPTFIPRSITDFLAEIAKIGNVNSKILKTEDFVSRLETEVIKIDAFKRELPLCMVLMNDAIDALKEEIMVFKKSKNEVVLEEFMPFKKTSDYGGDQKGVSDIGDKKNWLSSMQLWNTNDNDSKQNENEKVVHQKRNEEEHNVMIDDQFLTPFKSYSTFSVVGTRNEDKKGKPVSGLSLDTPGINNSIRGNVLDAKTDGSCNLVPYSIMDVQSKLQIAQAQAQAQVQVQPSQQQSSRKQRRCWSTELHRRFVNALHQLGGSKAATPKQIRELMQVDGLTNDEVKSHLQKYRLHTKRHPSALTSGGSWTPPQDDQYVGKHLSSKSGSPDGPLPNCTTGGTSTTGGDSMDDEEDEKSENNCWKGHLNSSSKNYV, encoded by the exons ATGGGTATTTTAAATCCGGCTCAAGAATTGAGTTTGGATTTCAAGCCAACTTTTATTCCAAGATCAATCACTGATTTCTTGGCTGAAATCGCTAAAATCGGTAATGTAAATTCCAAGATTCTTAAAACAGAGGATTTTGTTAGCAGATTAGAGACAGAAGTGATAAAAATCGATGCTTTTAAGCGGGAACTTCCTCTTTGTATGGTTTTAATGAATGATG cAATCGATGCATTAAAAGAGGAAATAATGGTATTTAAGAAATCAAAAAATGAGGTGGTACTGGAAGAGTTTATGCCATTTAAGAAGACTAGTGATTATGGTGGTGATCAAAAAGGTGTCAGTGATATAGGTGATAAGAAGAATTGGTTGAGTTCTATGCAGTTGTGGAATACGAATGACAACGATTCGAAACAAAATGAGAATGAGAAAGTAGTTCATCAAAAG AGGAATGAGGAAGAACACAATGTGATGATTGATGATCAATTTTTGACCCCTTTTAAGAGCTATAGCACGTTTTCGGTTGTGGGTACAAGGAATGAAGATAAGAAGGGGAAACCGGTTTCTGGGCTTTCCCTTGACACTCCTGGAATCAATAATTCAATTAGGGGAAATGTTTTGGATGCTAAAACTGATGGTAGTTGTAATCTGGTTCCTTATTCAATTATGGATGTTCAATCAAAGTTACAGATTGCTCAGGCTCAGGCTCAGGCTCAGGTTCAGGTTCAGCCTTCACAACAGCAGTCATCTAGGAAACAAAGAAGGTGTTGGTCAACTGAGTTGCATAGGCGTTTTGTTAACGCGTTGCATCAACTTGGTGGTTCAAAAG CAGCCACCCCTAAGCAGATTCGAGAGCTTATGCAAGTAGATGGTCTTACCAATGATGAAGTGAAGAGCCATTTGCAA AAATACCGACTTCATACAAAAAGGCATCCATCCGCTCTTACTTCAGGTGGTTCATGGACACCACCTCAAGATGATCAGTATGTTGGGAAGCACTTAAGTTCTAAATCGGGTTCTCCTGATGGACCGCTACCAAACTGCACCACTGGTGGAACATCCACCACCGGCGGTGACAGTATGgacgatgaagaagatgagaaATCTGAGAACAATTGTTGGAAAGGTCATCTCAACAGTTCAAGCAAAAATTATGTATAG